A DNA window from Porites lutea chromosome 6, jaPorLute2.1, whole genome shotgun sequence contains the following coding sequences:
- the LOC140940415 gene encoding uncharacterized protein, which produces MEHFIKTLLLLLALSLAMGKPGPDDWSTERDWAEEWDEDDVWDDEEWDDDEWDDEEDNNEWDDGEYNENELEDEVQDESNENEWGDEVEDESNENEWDDEVKDESEDAELDNEAEDESNDNEEARDEDSEDDEEQQDEESDEAEDDEPSEDNLTTNTDAQELDDKFKSLESAFETMRKELDEMERQLDETENTN; this is translated from the exons ATGGAGCATTTCATCAAGACTCTATTGTTGCTGCTTGCTTTATCGTTGGCCATGGGGAAACCCGGGCCAGATGACTGGTCGACGGAAAGGGACTGGGCTGAGGAATGGGACGAGGATGACGTGTGGGACGATGAGGAATGGGATGATGACGAATGGGACGATGAGGAGGACAACAACGAATGGGACGACGGCGAATATAACGAAAATGAATTGGAAGATGAGGTCCAAGATGAGTCTAATGAAAATGAATGGGGCGATGAGGTCGAAGATGAATCTAATGAAAATGAATGGGACGATGAGGTCAAAGATGAATCGGAAGACGCCGAATTGGACAATGAGGCCGAAGATGAATCAAACGATAACGAGGAGGCCAGGGACGAGGATTCGGAAGATGATGAAGAGCAACAAGACGAAGAAAGCGATGAAGCTGAGGATGATGAACCGAGCGAGGACAATTTGACAACCAACACTGATGCTCAAG AACTCGATGACAAGTTCAAGAGTTTGGAGAGTGCATTTGAGACTATGAGGAAAG aGCTCGATGAGATGGAGAGGCAGCTGGATGAGACTGAGAACACTAACTGA